One Aegilops tauschii subsp. strangulata cultivar AL8/78 chromosome 7, Aet v6.0, whole genome shotgun sequence genomic window carries:
- the LOC109760166 gene encoding GDSL esterase/lipase At1g74460-like, translated as MHLQIQRFSLYKQIELFQGTQAFMREKIGRAAAVKLFGEAYYVVAMGANDFINNYLLPVYSDSWTYNGETFVKYMVTTLEAQLRLLHGLGARRVTFFGLGPMGCIPLQRLLQRSSTACQESTNKYFSKKKESTNKLALSFNKQAGAVIKQLAASLPNATFQFGDVYDYFQDIIDRPYMHGFNNSHAPCCTLGKVRPTLTCTPLSTLCKDRSKYVFWDEYHPTDRANELIALETLRRLNITVVANTTSS; from the coding sequence ATGCATTTGCAGATCCAGAGGTTCTCGCTGTACAAGCAGATCGAGCTGTTCCAGGGGACGCAGGCCTTCATGCGGGAGAAGatcgggcgggcggcggcggtcaaGCTGTTCGGCGAGGCATACTACGTGGTGGCCATGGGCGCCAACGACTTCATCAACAACTACCTGCTCCCCGTCTACTCCGACTCGTGGACCTACAACGGCGAGACCTTCGTCAAGTACATGGTCACCACCCTGGAGGCCCAGCTCCGGCTCCTGCACGGGCTGGGCGCGCGCCGGGTCACCTTCTTCGGGCTAGGGCCCATGGGCTGCATCCCGCTGCAGCGGCTCCTGCAGAGGTCCTCCACGGCGTGCCAGGAGTCCAccaacaagtatttctcaaaaaaaaaggaGTCCACCAACAAGCTCGCCCTCAGCTTCAACAAGCAGGCCGGCGCGGTGATCAAGCAGCTGGCGGCGTCGCTGCCCAACGCGACGTTCCAGTTCGGGGACGTCTACGACTACTTCCAGGACATCATCGACCGGCCCTACATGCACGGCTTCAACAACTCCCACGCGCCCTGCTGCACTCTCGGGAAGGTGCGGCCGACGCTGACGTGCACCCCGCTCTCCACGCTTTGCAAGGACCGCAGCAAGTACGTGTTCTGGGACGAGTACCACCCCACCGACAGGGCCAACGAGCTCATCGCCCTCGAGACGCTCAGGAGGCTCAACATCACCGTCGTTGCCAACACCACCTCCAGCTAG
- the LOC109760164 gene encoding GDSL esterase/lipase At1g74460-like: protein MGCIPLQRLLQRSSTACQESTNKLALSFNKQAGAVIKQLAASLPNATFQFGDVYDYFQDTIDRPYMHGFNKSHAPCCTLGKVRPTLTCTPLSTLCKDRSKYVFWDEYHPTDRANELIALETLKRLNITVVANTTST, encoded by the coding sequence ATGGGCTGCATCCCGCTGCAGCGGCTCCTGCAGAGGTCCTCCACGGCGTGCCAGGAGTCCACCAACAAGCTCGCCCTCAGCTTCAACAAGCAGGCCGGCGCGGTGATCAAGCAGCTGGCGGCGTCGCTGCCCAACGCGACGTTCCAGTTCGGGGACGTCTACGACTACTTCCAGGACACCATCGACCGGCCCTACATGCACGGCTTCAACAAATCCCACGCGCCCTGCTGCACTCTCGGGAAGGTGCGGCCGACGCTGACGTGCACCCCGCTCTCCACGCTCTGCAAGGACCGCAGCAAGTACGTGTTCTGGGACGAGTACCACCCCACCGACAGGGCCAACGAGCTCATCGCCCTCGAGACGCTCAAGAGGCTCAACATCACCGTCGTCGCCAACACCACCTCCACCTAG